From the genome of Longispora fulva:
CGCACGACACGGCACCCCGCTGGTCGAGATCCGGCGCACGACCGGAGACGCCGGTGGCGCGGAGGCCGGTGCCGGCTGGGCGTTCGGGTCGGCGACCCTGCCGGTACCGGACGGCGTGGACGGCACGCCCGACTCCGCGCTGTTCGTGGCGCACGGCTCCGCTACCCGATGGGAGGTCGGGTTGGAGGGCACCCCGGCCTTCGCCCGCCTCGCCGGCCGGGCGCCCGCGACGGTGCTGCGCCCCGAGGAACGGGCGGTGTTCGCCGCCGGCTCCCCGGCCGGCCCCGTCGACACCGGCCTCGAACTGCCCTGGGCGCGCGGTGACTCCTGGTACATGGGCGGCGGCCCGCACGGTAACGACGGCACCCACCGGCCGTTCAGCTCGGCGGACTTCACCGAGGGCCCCGGCCTCGACGGTCGGGTACTCGCCGCCGGCCCCGGCCTGGTCTACCGCAGCTGCGAGCGCGACGGCGGCGCACTGGTCAAGGTCGTGCACGACAACGGGTACACCACCACCTACTACCACATGCGCGACCTGGGCCCGGCGGCCGACGGGGCGCGGGTCGACGCCGGCGCGTACCTCGGGCACACCGGCACCCAGCTGCCCTGCGGCGGCCAGGCGACCGGGCCGCACGTGCACTTCACCCTGTGGCGGTCGGCGCCCGAGACGGAGCTGCCGCTGGACGGCCGGACGATCGGCGGGTGGACGTTCCACGAGGGACGAAACCCCTACGACGGGTACGCCGAGCGGCGCGGCCTACGGGTCGATCGGACCGGCGGCACCCTGACGAACCACGGCCCGACCCCCGGCACACCTCCCACCACGACGCCGGCCACCCCGCCGGCCACGGTGCCGACGACGCCGCCCACCGTCCCGGGTACCCCGCCCACTGTCCCGGGCACGCCGCCCGCCGTGCCCGGGGTGCCGGCGGAGTCGGGGCTCGTGCGGGTCACGGCCCCCGGGTTCGCGTGGGTGCCGCTGTACCCGTCGGGATTCGTCATGGTCGGGCAGGATGTCCGGGTCGTCTGCGCGACCAGGGGCACCGTCGTCGCCGGGGTCCGGGGCCCCACGGACGTCTGGGTCCGGCTCGACGACACCCGGTGGATCAGCGAGGCGTACCTCGCCGGGACCGCCGTCGACCTCGCCCTGCCGGGGTGCCCGTGATGACGCCGGCCACGTTCGCGCTGGGCCTCGGCACCGGCCTGGCCGCCGGCACCCTGATCGGCGTCGAACGCCAGTGGCGGCAGCGGATGGCGGGGCTGCGCACCCACGCGCTCGTCGCCGCCGGCGCGGCCATGTTCGTCATGCTCTCCGGCGCGTTCGTCGACTCCTCGCCCAGCCGGGTCGCCGCCCAGGTCGTCTCCGGCGTCGGCTTCCTCGGCGCCGGCGTGATCATGCGCGACGGATTCACCGTCACCGGGATCAACACCGCCGCCACCCTGTGGTGCTCGGCGGCCGTCGGCAGCCTGGCCGGCGCCCGCCAGTACGGCTACGCCCTCGCGGCCGGGGCCGCCGTCGTCGCCGTCAACGTGGTGCTCCGCGCCGCCGCCCGCCGGATCGACCGCGAACCCGGCTCCGGGGACGAGGTCGTCACCTCCTGGCGGGTGGAGACCACGCTCGGACCACCCGACGACGGTCACGTCCGCGCCCTGCTGCTCGGCGCGCTGAGAGCCGTCGACGGAGCCCGGCTGCAGGCGGTGGAGACCGTGCGGACGGCCGGCGAGATACGGATCCGCGCCGACCTGACGGGTACGGCGGAGGCCGCCCCGGCGCTCGACGCGGCCCTCGCGGTCCTCGGCGGCGAACCGGCCGTGACGGCGGTGTCCTGGCGCCAGCTCGAGACCCGCCCGTAGCCACCGACGCCCCTGTAGCTCGCCGACCCGTACGTGGCCCGCCGACCCGCACGGCCGGACGGTCAGGCGATGCCGGGCCCGGTGGTGGTGTGCCGATGTGGCGGGTCGGCGGCGTGCCGTCAGAGGACGAGGTTGTCGTCGGAGTCGAAGATCCAGCCGTCCTCGTACAGCACCTCGAACAGGTGGCCGTCCAGGTCGGTGAAGTAGCCGCTGTGCCCCCACGCGTTGGCCCCGGCCGGCCGGGTCACCGTGGCCCCGAGTTCCTCGGTCCTCGCCATGACCCGGTAGACCTCGTCGGCGCTGCGGGCCACGTACGCGAGCGCGAAGCCGGCGAACCCGCCAGCCCCGTGGTCGACGAGCCGGGCGTCGGCGGCGAACGCCTCCCGGGACTGGAACGCGATCGCGACGCCGCCGAGGTCGAACAGCGCGAACTCGTCCGAGCCGGCAGTGGCACGCTTCCAGCCGAGCTCCTGGTAGAACGCCACGGACCGCGCCACGTCGGCCACGCCGAGCAGGATCAGGTTGAGTCGCTGGCGCATGGGTGGTCTCCTGCTCGCGGTACCGGGAGCGTCATCCTGCCACGGTCCGCGAGGGGGAGCACCAGGCGGACGGCGTAGCCACCACCGACGGGTCCCGCCGCAAGCCGGCCGCCGAGCAGGGCCGCCCGCTCCCGCATCCCGAGCAGCCCGTGCCCGCCCCCAGGCAACCTGGGCCCGCCGTCCCCGGGCCGGGGCGGTGGGGTCCCGTTGACCACTTCGGTGCGCAGTTCACCGGCCGTGCGGGACACCGAAACCGTGGTCGCGGTTCCCGGTGCGTGTTTGCGGATGTTGGTCAGGGCCTCCTGCACCGTGCGGTACACGGCGCGTTGCAGTGCCTCGGGCACGGCACCGGTGTCCGGCAGACCCGCGAACACGGCGCCCTCATGTTCGCCGACCAGCGCCGGCAGGTCCGCGAGTCCGGGGTGCCTCCGCCGGTCGGCCACTTCCAGCTCGGGGAACTCCCGGTCACCGGCCAGTTCGAAGGCGTCCCGGCCAGCGCCCACCACCTCGAACCGGGGGACGTTCTCGGGCCGGCTGGTGCCATCCTCGGCTCCATCCTCGGCTCCGGCCTCGGCCCCGGGGGAGGTGGTCGGTGGTCCGGGCGGGCAGGAGCGGAGGATGCCGACCATGTGCCGCAGCTCCTCGAGAGTGAGTGCGGCGCGTCGGCGGATCTCCTCCGCGGCCTGGCGACCGGCGTCGTCGGCGGCCCCGACCCGCCATGCCGCGGCCGTCACCGCGATCAGACTGACCTGGTGCGACACGATGTCGTGCATCTCGCGGGCGAGCCGGGCGCGCTCGGCGGCGAGGACCCGCTGGGTGGTCCACTCCCGCTCGCGGGCCCGGCGTTCGGCGAGTTCCGCGAGGCGGACGACGAGTTCGGCGCGGGTCCGGACGGCCAGGCCGAGGGCTGCGGGTGCGCATGCGGTCAGGACGCCGTAGATCACGGACCGGGCCAGTTCGTCGGGGCGCTGGGTGAGCAGGTCGGCGAGCGGCCAGGGCAGGATCGCGCCGAGGGCGACGACGGCGGTGGCGGCGTACAGCCTCCAGCGCCGGTGTTCGACCGTCGCCACCGCGTACAGGGCGAAGACGGCGGCGAGGACGGCCACGCCGTCGTAAAGGCCGGGGAGTACCAGGAGGAGGGTGGTGCGGGGCCGGCGACGCCGCAGGAGCAGGGCCGCGGCCGACAGCAGCGAGCAGGCGTAGGACGGGTGGCCGGCGGGCGGGGCGGTGAGCTGCACGTCGGCGGCCGCGACCGCGACCAGCGCCACGTCGCCCAGCCTCCGCCGGATCACGGCCCGGACCGGGTCGGAGAACCGGCGCTGCCGGACCCGTCGGGCCGGATCCGCCCACGGGCGGGGGGCCGGGCCCGACGCGGGCCGGGGCGACCAGCGAGGGGTCGGGTCCGGCGATCGGCGACGGATCACGGCCGGTGCCGCACGTCGCGGGTCGGAGCCGGTCGGCGGCCGGGCCTGGCCCGGGTCATGTCGGGCGCTCGGCGGGTCACGCCCCGCCGTGTTCGACGAGCCCCGCCCGGTGTGCGATGCCGGCGGCCTGCACACGGTTGACCGCGCGGAGCTTCACCAGCAGGGCGCTGACGTGGTCCTTGACGGTGCCGGACGCGAGGTACAGCCGGTCGGCGATCTCCGCGTTGGACAGCCCGGTGGCGAGCAGCGCCAGCACGTCGAGCTCCCGGCCGGACAGCTCCGCGACCCGGGCCCGCGCGGTCGGGCACGGCCCTGACCGCAGATACCCGTCGACGACCAGTGTCGCGACCTGCGGGGACAGCACCGTGCCCCCGGCGGCCAGCGCCCGCACGGCGGCGATCAGCTCGGCGGGCTCGGTGTCCTTGAGCAGGAAGCCGGACGCCCCGGACCGCAGCGCCTCGTGCACGTGGGCGTCCATGTCGAACGTCGTCAGCATCGCCACCGCCAGCGGACAGCTCAGGGCGCGCAGCCGGCGGAGCACGGTCAGTCCGTCCACGTCGGGCATCCGGATGTCCACCAGGGCCACCCGGGGCCGGTGCCGCCGGGTCGTCTCCACGGCTTCGGCGCCCGTCGCGGTCAGCACCTCGAAGTCGCCGGCCGACAAGAGGATCGCGCCGAGGCCCGAACGCACCAAAGCCTCGTCGTCGACCACAAGCACTCGCACCACGTGTACCCCCTCAAGACACCCGATCATGCCGAGTCAAGGGGGCCGGGGGCCAGGGTCCGTCATACACAAGAGGTGTGAATCACACCGAACCGGCGGGGCGGCCCCCGCCGCCCAGGGGAAGACACCCATCATTGTGTACACCGGGTAGCCGCGCGGCCACAGATGTCAGGGGAGGCATGAGTGGGTCGCCGCGACGCCTCCCGTCGGCCCCACGGCACCCGGGCGCGGGCCGTGGACCGGAGGCTGACGCCGGTGCCTCGGAGGGGGGACGACCGGAGGAACCCGGGTCGGGCCCCTCCGTAGTCAGATGACGGGTTTGATCTCTAGTCGACGACGAACAGGCGTGCGCCGGTCGTCGTGCTCGACCGGTGCGCCTCGGTGTCGTCTCCCACCTGGTAGCTGCTGCCGGCCTCCAGCGTGACGGTGTCGCCGTTGGCGAGTTCCGTGGTCAGGGTGCCCTCCAGGACGAGCAGGACGTGGCCTTTGTCGCACCAGTGGTCGGCGAGATAGCCGGGGCTGTAGTCGACCATCCGCACCCGCAGGTCGCCGAACCGCCGGGTCCGCCAGGTCGCGGTGCCGGTCGTGCCCGGGTGGTCGGTGGCGGGCACGAGGGCCCAGTCGGTCGTGCCGAACGGCACCGAGTCGATCTTCATGGGGTCACCGTAGCGCGGGGGTAGAGTGCCGGTCGTGGCTCACAAACTCGTCGTCGTCGTGCGCACCGACCTCGCCATGGGCAAGGGCAAGATCGCCGCCCAGGCCGCGCACGCCGCGGTCGGCGCGGTGCTGCGCAATCTCGGCACCCCGGTCCTCGTGGACTGGCTGCGCGACGGCCAGCCGAAGGTCGTGCTGCGGGTGAGCGGCGAGGACCAGTTGGGCGAGGTGTGCGCCGCGGCCGAGGCGGCCGGCCTGCCGGTCGAGGTGATCCACGACGCCGGACGGACCCAGGTGGATCCCGGCACGGCCACGTGCTGCGCCATCGGCCCGGCGCTGATCGCCGACATCGACGCGGTCGCCGGCACCCTGTCGCTGCTCTGACCGCACGCGGCCCCGGGGCCGCCGTGCCGGAGGGCCGTGCCGACCGTGCCGGAGGGCGGCCGGAGGACCGTGCCGGACCGCCCGGGCGTTCCGGCCGTGGGGGCCCTCCCGGGTGCGCCAGGCGGCGCGGCTGGCCCGGTGCGCGCCCACCCGGACTCGGCCGTCCTGGTTCCCAGGCCTCGCGGCGACGGCCTTCCGATCCCCTCGCGTTGTGACACCCCGGGCCCGGTCGGCCTGCCGCGCTCCCGCACGCGTCCACACAGGTTGGTCGGTTGTCCGACCAGTCGGACATCGCTGGTCACGCTCGGTGCCGGCCGGCGCGGAAACGTCGAGAGCGTCGCGACTCTCCGGAGTGGAGGGGCGTCAATGTGTTTCATCAATCTTTACTCAGGTTACAAGCGCTGTTATACATGCCCTCGTGACGCACGTCACGAACCCCTCAGTGAATGGGAGGCTCCGGTGAACAGATCTGTCGCCGCGGTGGGAACCGTGGTCTTGATCGCCGGAATGGCAACAGGGGTCGCATCGCTCGCGAACGCGACGCCCTCGGTACCCAGTCAGAGCACGGCCATCGCGCAGGCCAACGCCGCCCTCGCGGCGCACCGGGACGCGATCCGTGGCGCCGACGGCGACGCGTACGCCGTCAACCGCACGGTCGTCGACAGCAACACGGGCGCGACCCACACCCGCTACACCCGCACCTACAAGGGTCTCGACGTGCTCGGCGGCGACTTCGTCGTGCACAACGCGCCCGGCGGGAGCTTCTCCTCCGCCACGGTCGGGCTGACCGCCCCGCTGCGGATCAGCACCACCGCGGGCATCACGGCGGAGGCGGCCACCAGCGCCGCGGCCACGGTGTTCCAGGGCACCCTCGCCAAGGCCGGGGCCCCGACCCTGGTCGTGGACGCCACCGCCGAGGGCGCGGCCGTCCTCGCGTACGAGGTCACGCTGTCGGGCGTCAAGGCCGACCAGACCCCGAGCGAGCTGCACGTGATCGTCGACGCGAACAGCGGCGCGGTCCGGGGCTCCAGCGACGAGGTCAAGCAGGTCACCGGCACGGGCAAGAGCCTGTACTCGGGCACCGTCTCCATCGACACGACCCCCTCGTACTCGATGGTCGACCCGGTCCGGGGCAACGGCACCACCTGTGACCTGAACAACGGCACCAGCACGTGTACGACGTTCACCGACGCCGACAACACGTGGGGCAGCGGCACCACCGCCGACCGCGCGTCGGCCGGCGTGGACGCCCACTACGGCGCCGCGAAGACGTTCGACTACTTCAAGAACGTGCACGGCCGCAACGGCATCTTCGGCAACGGCACGGGCGTCAAGAGCCGGGTGCACTACGGCAACAACTACGTGAACGCGTTCTGGGACGGCGCCCAGATGACGTACGGCGACGGCAACGGCAAGCCCCTCGTCGCCATCGACGTCGCCGGCCACGAGATGGGCCACGGCATCACGGAGAACATCATCCCGGGCGGCCTGACCTACTCGGGCGAGTCCGGCGGCCTCAACGAGTCGGCGTCAGACATCTGGGGCAACATGGTGGAGTTCTACGCCGCCAGCGCCGCGGACCCGGGTGACTACAACGTCGGCGAGAAGATCGACATCAACGGCAACGGCACCCCGCTGCGCTACATGTACGACCCGAAGAAGGACGGCGCGTCCAAGAACTGCTGGTACAACGGTGTCGGCAACGTGGACGTGCACTACTCCTCGGGCGTCGGCAACCTCGCCTACTTCTTCCTGGCCGAGGGCAGCGGCAACACCGCCTACGGCACCGCCCCGCTGTGCGCGGGCGGCACCACGGTCACCGGTGTCGGCCGGGCCAAGGCCGAGAAGATCTGGTACCGGGCCATGGATGTCTACTTCACCAGCTCCACGAAGTACGTCGCCACCGGCACCAACGACGCGCGTGCCGCGACCCTGTCGGCGGCCACCGACCTGTACGGCCTGTGCTCCGCGGAGTACAAGACCGTCCAGGACGCGTGGAAGGGTGTCGCCGTGACCGGCGAGGACGCCCCGTGCGGCGGTACCCCGACCGCGTCGCCGACCGTCAGCCCGACCGCCGGCACCTGCGGCGCCGTCACCAACGGCACCGACGTCGCGATCCCGGACAACACCACGGTGTCCAGCAGCGTCGTGATCGCCGGCTGCGCCGGCAACGCCTCGGCCACCTCCCAGGTGGAGGTGCACATCGTGCACACCTACATCGGTGACCTGGTCGTCTCCCTGATCGCGCCCGACGGCTCCGCCTACGTCCTGCACAACCGGGCCGGCGGCAGCACGGACAACATCAACCAGACCTACACGGTCAACCTGTCGACCGAGGCCCGCAACGGCACCTGGAAACTCCAGGTCCAGGACGCGGCCGCGCTCGACACCGGCAAGATCGACACCTGGACGCTGACGCTCTAGGTACGCGGACGAGGGGCCGGTCGCCAGTCACCCGGGGCGGCCGGCCCTTCCGTGCGCTCAGGACCGGCCGCGCCGCGTGTCCACAGCCGGGGTCGGGCGGTTCCGGCCCGGATGGTGGGCCGGCCCTTCCGTGTGCGCTCAGGGCCGGGGCCCGTGCGCCCGCCACTCGATGGCCGGGCAGCGGTCCATCACCACGGCGAGACCGGCGGCCCTGGCCCGGGCGGCGGCGGCCTCGTCGATGACGCCCAGCTGCAGCCACACGGCCTTCGCCCCGATCGCGATCGCCTCGTCCACGTGCGCCCCGGCGTCGCTGGAGCGGCGGAAGATGTCGACGACGTCCACCGGCACCGGGATGTCGGCGAGGGTCGGGTAGCCGACCTCGCCGTGCACGGTCGCGCCCGTCGGGTTGACCGGGATCACCTGGCGGCCGTGGTTCATCAGGAAGCGGGCGACGCCGTGGGCCGGCCGGTGCGGGTGGTCGGTCAGGCCGACCACCGCCCATGTCTTCAGCGCGAGAATCTCGGCGATGTCCATCGACCCATTGTGCCCCCGCGCGGGCCGGTGCCCGCCAGGCGTCGGCCCGGTGCCCCGTCGCCCCAGTGCCCCTGCGTCCCCGGAGGCCCGGGCGGCGTGCCCGGGGTCAGACCGGCCACATCACCGCGACGGCGGCGCACACGATCGCCAGCCCCAGCGCGACCAGCAGCGCCCCCTGCGCGCCGAGGACGACGGCGACCACGGGCAGCGTGGCCCACAACAGCAGGAACCCGAGAACCGTGCGGCGCGCCCGCACGCCGGGCGGCCCGAGCCGGCGGGCGAGCACGGGATCGGACCGCTCCAGATCCCGACCGATCTCCCGTAGCCGCCGTTTCTCCTCCCCGGTGAGTCCCACGCTTCGATCAAACCCCTTTTCCGGGTACGCCGGCCACTCCGCCCCCGTCGACCGCGCCCCACCGGACCTCGTCCGCGCGCCTGACAGGGGATGTCAGGGGACCCCGGGCATGCTGGTGCCATGAGCATTCTCGAGATCCGCGTGTACCAGCTGCACCCGGGCGTCCGCCCCGCCTTCGACCAGCTCTTCGCCGACCGGATCCGCCCGCTGTCCGAGGAGTACGGGATCGACGTCGTGCGGGCCGGGCCCTCGCTGGGCGACGACGACTCGTACACCCTGATCCGCTCCTTCGCCTCCCTGGAGGCGCGGACCAAGCAGAAGGACGCCTTCTACGGCGGGCCCGAGTGGCTCGGCGCCCTGGAGGACCGGGTGATGGCGATGATCGTGTCGTTCCAGACGGCCGTGGTCGAGGTGGACTCCGCCGACGACCTGCGCGCCTGACCGCCGGCAGCCCGGGGCCGGCGGGGCCCTGACCTGGGGGTGGTTGAGCGCTCCGCGTCACCTTTGGCCCCGGTGTCTATATTGGCGCCATGCTGACCCTCCCCCTCCTCAGCGCCCCGGACTGGGCTGCCTCCAGCCAGGGCATCGCCGCGGCGGTGTCCACGGTCATCGCACTGGCCTCGCTCGTCCGGCTCCTGTTGCAGCGCAGGGAGGCACGGCTGCTCCGCGAGGAGGGCCGCCGGCTGCGGGACGAGAGCCGCACGTCCGCCCGGCAGCGGGAGGAGGAGCGTGCCCGGACGGCCCGCGAGCAGCTCCAGGCCCAGCAGTCCTTCGAGCTGCGGCTCGAGGAGGAGCGGGCGACGGCCGCGCGGGAGCTGCTCGCGGCCCAGCAGGCGTTCCAGCTCGACATCGAACAGGCCCGCCAGCAGCGCGCCGAGGCCCAGGAGGCCGCCCGGCTGGACCGCGAGCGCGCCGACCGGATCACCCGCGAGGCCGAGGCCCGGCGGGCCAAGCGGCTGGAGCGCGCCCGCCTGGTCGCCGCGAGCTGGGGCAACGACGTGCCCAGCCGCGGCGACGTGACCGACGAGTTCGGCGCGCTGATCCACAACGGCACCGACAGCGTGGTCCGCTACGCGCACGTCACGGTCGAGCACCGCGGGGCCCCGCGCTGGGTCGCCAAGCAGGGCTGGGGGGTGCTCAGCCCGGGCTCGTCCACGAAGTGGGCCGCCCGGAAGGTCTACCGGGTCGCCCACGGTGACCTGCCCGTCGACGAGCCTGGACCGGAGATATGGGAGCGGCCGTCGGCCTACGATGTCGAGGTGACGTTCGTCGACAACGAGGGCTTCTGGCTCAACGGCCGCACCGGGGTCCGCGAGCTGCCGTCGAACCTGGTGCTGTGGTCGGAGGCCACCCGGGCGGCGGCGCTGCGCCGGCACATCGAGGACGGCTTCAGCCCCGACTACGGTGTCCGGGTCAGCTACGTGGAGTTCGCGACGATCGAGGACCTGCAGGTCGGCTTCGACGCGCTGGGCGCCGACCCGGACGCGTCGCCGCGGGAGCGGGTTCCCGACGTCCTCGTCGGTCCGCACGACTGGCTCGGCCGGGTGGTGCACCAGGAGGGCGTGCAGCGGGTCTGGCTCACCGAGTCGCAGCGGCAGAGCTTCCACCCGAAGGCCCTGGCGGCCCTCACCCGGCAGGGCCGGCTGATGGGCATCCCCTACGCGTTCGACAGCGTCGCGCTGATCCGCAACCGGCAGCTCACCGGGCACGGGCCCGGGCCGGCCACGATGGCGGAGCTGTTCGGCGACGGGGAGGCACTGGTCGCGTCGGGCGTCGCGGAGTACCCGTTGGCGCTGCAGGTCGGCGACTCCGGCGATCCCTATCACCTGTGGCCGCTGTTCTCCAGCGTCGGAGGCACGTTCTTCGGGCTGCGCGCGGACGGCCGGTTCGACCCGCCGGAGACCTGGCGGCCCGGTTTCCGGCGCGCGTTCGAGGAGATCGCGGCGCTCGGGGCCGGTGGGCGCGGGGTGCTGCGCCCGGAGGTCGGCCGGCCCGAGGCGCTGGCGATGTTCCTGGCGGGCCGCGCGCCGTACCTGGTGTGCTCCTCGCGGGCACTGACCTCGATCATCGCCGCCGAGATGGACGTCGACGTCGCCCCGGTGCCGCCTCTGGGCGATCTGCCGGCCGTGCCGATGGTGTCGGTCTACGGGTTCTTCATCCACGCCCACGGCGAGAACCGGCGGATCGCCGAGGACCTGGTCACGCACTACCTGGCCAGGACGGACACCGGCGAGCGGCTGGTGGAGATCCAGCCCCGGCCGCCGGTGCAGCTCGACGCGATCCGGCGGGTGGCAGCCAACGACGAGCTGGTGGCGCCGTACATCACGCAGTGCGAGAACGGGCTGGTGATGCCGGCGTACCCGCGGATGCGCGAACTGTGGGACGTCCTCGGCCGGGCCCAGCGCGCCGTGATCGGCGGCGCGGACCCGGCGCCGGTGGCCGAACGGGCCGCCGACGAGGGTTGGGAACTCCTCCGCGACGTGCGCTGAGAGGGGCCGCCACCGACCGGGTGGCGGCCCTTTCCCGGTGTGGCCCGTGTCTAGTGCGGCTTGGCGTACTCGGCGATCTCGCCGAAGTCGAGGAACACGCACTTCTTGTCGCCGAGCACCTCAGCGTCGTGTCCCGGCGGGATCGCGACCACGCTGCCGGGGCCGATGTCGAAGTCGCTGCCGTCGTCCATGTGGATCCGCATCCGACCCTCCAGGACGTAGCCGAGGTGCGACGCCTGACAGGACTCGGTCCCGGCGATCGGTTTGACGTCCTGCGACCACCGCCACCCGGGTTCGAACTCCCCGCACTGCACCATGCGGTCGCCCATCTTGAGGAGGTCCGCGTGTCCGTGTCCCGCGAACGGCCGCACCTCGTCGGGTTTGGTGAAACTCTTCACCATCATCTTCATGGCCCTCACCTCTCTACCCTCTCCCTGAGCGTAGGCAGGCTCCCGCCCCGGGGTCGGCGCTTTGCGCAGCCCGGAGTGTGGACACTCGACGCAGTCGGGCGGCGACGTCGCTCTCCCGGCACGGACGGTCCAGGAAGGGGACCCGCCGGTTCCCCCGGTGGGACCCGGTGGCCGGCCGTAGGATTCGGGACGGACCGGTCGTCACGCGGACGGGGGAAGCCATGTCTTTCGTGCAGATCGTCACGTTCAGCACCGATCGGGTGGATGAGTTCCGCCGGATCGAGGCCGAGTGGTGGGCGGCCACCGAGGGCCGCAGGACCCTGCTGCGCGACGAGCTGTACGCCGACCGCGACGCACCGGGCCGCTACGTCGCGATCACCGAGTTCGCCTCCTACGAGTCGGCGATGGTCAACTCGGCGCTGCCGGAGACGGACGAGGCTGCCCGGCGGTGGGCGGAGCTGGCCACCGGGCCGGTGACGTTCACCAACCTCGACCGGGTCGAGGGCCATCACCGGCCGACGCTGGCCGACCTGACGTTCATGCACGAACTGTTCGACGTGACGGGCCTCGTGGACCAGCTCGTCGCGTTCCTGGAGACCAGCACGCCCCGGACCGGACTGTTCACCGGGGACGTCGTGCTCGACCTGACGCTGCCGCACGCGCGGCACCGGATCGCCGGCGTCCGGGAGGTCACCGACCTGCTGGCCGCGGACGCGCCGGCCGGCCGACGCATGGAGGAGCGGCACTGGACGCCGACGCCCGACGGGTTCGTGCTGCAGTGGGCCTGGCGGACCGCCGACGCGCCGGGCCGGCCGGGCCACCCCGCGCGCGGCGTGCTGCTCGCCGACGTCCGCGACGGCGAGATCGGCCGGCTGACCGTGCACGGCTCCGCCGGCTGGGACGCCGTTTGACCCTCCCACGGTGGGAGGGTGCACGCTGGATCTCGTGACCGACGACCTGGTACCCATCGGAGCGTTCGCCCGGCTCTGCCGGCTGAGCGTGAAGCAGCTCCGGCACTACGACGGCCTCGGCCTGCTCACCCCGGCCCGGGTCGACCGGGACACCGGATACCGCTACTACCGCCCGGACCAGGCCCGCGACGCGCTCGTGATCGGCCTGCTCCGTTCGCTGGACGTGCCGCTCGCCGTGATCGGTCAGGTGCTGTCGGGGGCGGCCACCGAGGCGCTGGGCCGGGTCCGCGACGACCTGGAGTCCGAGCTGGCCCGGCGGCGGCGCGGTCTGGCCACCCTGGAACGCGTCCTCGCCCACGGACTGCCGACCCCGGTGGTGTCCGTGGTGACGGAGCCGGCCCACAGGGTGCTCCTCGCCCGCGACGTCGCCGACGGCCCCGACGACATCGGCCGGGTGACGTCGTCCTGCGTGGCCCGGCTGCTGCCCGGCCTCGACGGCGAGCCCCGGCTGATCGGCCTGTTCCCGCTCGACGTCGCCGACCAGATCCCGGTCGCTGTGGCCGCCGTGCGCGCCGACGGGGACGACCTGCTGCCCGGCGGCACGTTCGCGTCCGCGACGCACGTCGGCCCGTACGACCAGATCACGCTCACCGCGCACGCCCTGCTGTCCTGGTGCGCCGCGCACGGCCACCCGCCGACCGGCCCGATCCGGGAGGTGTACGTCTCCGATCCGGCGACCACCCCGCCCGACCGGCTGGTCACCCATCTC
Proteins encoded in this window:
- a CDS encoding extracellular solute-binding protein, whose protein sequence is MLTLPLLSAPDWAASSQGIAAAVSTVIALASLVRLLLQRREARLLREEGRRLRDESRTSARQREEERARTAREQLQAQQSFELRLEEERATAARELLAAQQAFQLDIEQARQQRAEAQEAARLDRERADRITREAEARRAKRLERARLVAASWGNDVPSRGDVTDEFGALIHNGTDSVVRYAHVTVEHRGAPRWVAKQGWGVLSPGSSTKWAARKVYRVAHGDLPVDEPGPEIWERPSAYDVEVTFVDNEGFWLNGRTGVRELPSNLVLWSEATRAAALRRHIEDGFSPDYGVRVSYVEFATIEDLQVGFDALGADPDASPRERVPDVLVGPHDWLGRVVHQEGVQRVWLTESQRQSFHPKALAALTRQGRLMGIPYAFDSVALIRNRQLTGHGPGPATMAELFGDGEALVASGVAEYPLALQVGDSGDPYHLWPLFSSVGGTFFGLRADGRFDPPETWRPGFRRAFEEIAALGAGGRGVLRPEVGRPEALAMFLAGRAPYLVCSSRALTSIIAAEMDVDVAPVPPLGDLPAVPMVSVYGFFIHAHGENRRIAEDLVTHYLARTDTGERLVEIQPRPPVQLDAIRRVAANDELVAPYITQCENGLVMPAYPRMRELWDVLGRAQRAVIGGADPAPVAERAADEGWELLRDVR
- a CDS encoding CoA-binding protein, with the protein product MDIAEILALKTWAVVGLTDHPHRPAHGVARFLMNHGRQVIPVNPTGATVHGEVGYPTLADIPVPVDVVDIFRRSSDAGAHVDEAIAIGAKAVWLQLGVIDEAAAARARAAGLAVVMDRCPAIEWRAHGPRP
- a CDS encoding DUF3040 domain-containing protein → MGLTGEEKRRLREIGRDLERSDPVLARRLGPPGVRARRTVLGFLLLWATLPVVAVVLGAQGALLVALGLAIVCAAVAVMWPV
- a CDS encoding M4 family metallopeptidase, translating into MNRSVAAVGTVVLIAGMATGVASLANATPSVPSQSTAIAQANAALAAHRDAIRGADGDAYAVNRTVVDSNTGATHTRYTRTYKGLDVLGGDFVVHNAPGGSFSSATVGLTAPLRISTTAGITAEAATSAAATVFQGTLAKAGAPTLVVDATAEGAAVLAYEVTLSGVKADQTPSELHVIVDANSGAVRGSSDEVKQVTGTGKSLYSGTVSIDTTPSYSMVDPVRGNGTTCDLNNGTSTCTTFTDADNTWGSGTTADRASAGVDAHYGAAKTFDYFKNVHGRNGIFGNGTGVKSRVHYGNNYVNAFWDGAQMTYGDGNGKPLVAIDVAGHEMGHGITENIIPGGLTYSGESGGLNESASDIWGNMVEFYAASAADPGDYNVGEKIDINGNGTPLRYMYDPKKDGASKNCWYNGVGNVDVHYSSGVGNLAYFFLAEGSGNTAYGTAPLCAGGTTVTGVGRAKAEKIWYRAMDVYFTSSTKYVATGTNDARAATLSAATDLYGLCSAEYKTVQDAWKGVAVTGEDAPCGGTPTASPTVSPTAGTCGAVTNGTDVAIPDNTTVSSSVVIAGCAGNASATSQVEVHIVHTYIGDLVVSLIAPDGSAYVLHNRAGGSTDNINQTYTVNLSTEARNGTWKLQVQDAAALDTGKIDTWTLTL
- a CDS encoding cupin domain-containing protein; the protein is MKMMVKSFTKPDEVRPFAGHGHADLLKMGDRMVQCGEFEPGWRWSQDVKPIAGTESCQASHLGYVLEGRMRIHMDDGSDFDIGPGSVVAIPPGHDAEVLGDKKCVFLDFGEIAEYAKPH
- a CDS encoding NIPSNAP family protein yields the protein MSILEIRVYQLHPGVRPAFDQLFADRIRPLSEEYGIDVVRAGPSLGDDDSYTLIRSFASLEARTKQKDAFYGGPEWLGALEDRVMAMIVSFQTAVVEVDSADDLRA
- a CDS encoding MerR family transcriptional regulator → MTDDLVPIGAFARLCRLSVKQLRHYDGLGLLTPARVDRDTGYRYYRPDQARDALVIGLLRSLDVPLAVIGQVLSGAATEALGRVRDDLESELARRRRGLATLERVLAHGLPTPVVSVVTEPAHRVLLARDVADGPDDIGRVTSSCVARLLPGLDGEPRLIGLFPLDVADQIPVAVAAVRADGDDLLPGGTFASATHVGPYDQITLTAHALLSWCAAHGHPPTGPIREVYVSDPATTPPDRLVTHLMIPLEESS